Within Pseudomonas brassicacearum, the genomic segment TCAAAGGCTGGAACGAGAAGATGGGGTTGCTGGAGCAGCAATTGAACCGCACCGGCGCCTACGTGGCCGGTACGGCGTTTTCCCTTGCAGACGTGCTCATCGGCCTGTCCGCACATCGTTGGCGCCAGACACCCATGGAGCGTCCGGACTATCCAGCGGTGGCCGCCTATTGCAAGCGGCTCGAACAGCGTCCCGGATTTGCCGAGTACGCATCCAGCGCATACTCATGAATGTCAATTACCGTGGGCAAAATCCCGTAGCACCTTGCCATCCATCCGGTAGCGCACCCACTCTTCCTGGGGTTGCGCGCCGAGGGACTTGTAGAACTCGATGGCCGGCGTGTTCCAGTCCAGCACACTCCATTCGAAGCGCCCGCAATCGTTGTCACAGGCGATCTTCGCCAGGTGGCGCAGCAACGTCTTGCCCGCCCCGCCACCGCGCTGGTCAGGCGTGATGTACAGGTCTTCGAGGTACAGGCAGTTGCTGCCCAGCCAGGTGGAATAACTGAAGAAAAACACCGCGAAGCCAATCGGCACGCCATCACGCAGGCAGATCAACC encodes:
- a CDS encoding GNAT family N-acetyltransferase, translating into MSIEIRPAQPSDAPQILVFITELADYEKARHEVIASVADIERSLFSEGATAHGLICLRDGVPIGFAVFFFSYSTWLGSNCLYLEDLYITPDQRGGGAGKTLLRHLAKIACDNDCGRFEWSVLDWNTPAIEFYKSLGAQPQEEWVRYRMDGKVLRDFAHGN